In the Carboxydothermus hydrogenoformans Z-2901 genome, one interval contains:
- the sdaAB gene encoding L-serine ammonia-lyase, iron-sulfur-dependent subunit beta, translated as MDLLDIIGPVMIGPSSSHTAGAVRLGRVGRLVLGEEPKKAKIFLHGSFKETYRGHGTDRAIIAGLLGFDTSDPRIRESLKIAKERGLNYEFLPIDLPEAHPNTAYMELWGETSIARVTGSSIGGGAVLITDINGYPVRITAKYPTLIVPHNDQPGAVAKVTSVIAWHGINIAQMSVARQKKGAEALMVIETDQPIDEETCKEIKRLPGITGGFIIPPL; from the coding sequence ATGGATTTACTGGATATCATAGGGCCGGTGATGATTGGGCCCTCCAGCTCCCATACTGCCGGAGCGGTGCGGTTAGGGAGGGTTGGGCGCCTTGTCTTGGGGGAGGAGCCAAAAAAAGCTAAAATCTTTTTGCACGGCTCCTTCAAAGAAACGTACCGAGGCCATGGTACCGATCGTGCTATTATTGCCGGTCTTTTGGGCTTTGATACCAGTGATCCCCGTATTCGGGAAAGCTTGAAGATTGCCAAAGAACGCGGTTTAAACTATGAATTTTTGCCAATAGATTTGCCGGAAGCTCACCCCAATACTGCTTACATGGAACTCTGGGGGGAGACCAGCATTGCGAGGGTTACTGGAAGCTCGATTGGTGGGGGAGCGGTGTTAATTACCGATATTAACGGGTATCCAGTCAGGATTACGGCCAAATACCCAACATTAATTGTTCCCCATAACGATCAGCCGGGAGCAGTAGCCAAAGTGACGTCGGTAATAGCATGGCACGGTATAAACATTGCCCAAATGAGTGTGGCTCGCCAAAAAAAGGGAGCGGAAGCCCTGATGGTTATTGAAACAGACCAGCCCATTGACGAAGAAACCTGCAAAGAAATCAAAAGACTGCCCGGAATTACCGGTGGCTTTATCATTCCACCCCTTTAA
- the glnA gene encoding type I glutamate--ammonia ligase, protein MSYTKNDIMDMVREQNVKFIRLQFTDIFGVLKNVAIPVEQLEKALNNELMFDGSSIEGFVRIEESDMYLRPDPNTFAVFPWRPRNGAVARLICDVYNPDGTPFEGDPRYVLKRALAEAKELGYTMYVGPELEFFLFQVDAEGKPTLVTHDNAGYFDLSPVDLGENARRDMVLALEQMGYEVEASHHEVAPGQHEIDFKYSDALDVADKIVTFKVVVRSIAQRHGLHATFMPKPLFGVNGSGMHTNQSLFKDGQNAFYDPNGELQLSETAYYYIGGIMKHIKAITAIANPVVNSYKRLVPGYEAPVYIAWSARNRSPLIRIPAKRGSSTRIELRSPDPSANPYLALAVMLKAGLDGIKNKIKPPAPVNQNLYEMTAEERKALGVDTLPGSLKEAIDCLLEDKVIQEALGKHVFERFVEAKLKEWDEYRVQVHEWEVKKYLTMY, encoded by the coding sequence ATGAGTTACACCAAAAACGATATTATGGATATGGTGCGGGAGCAAAATGTTAAGTTTATCCGGCTCCAGTTTACCGACATTTTTGGGGTTCTAAAAAATGTGGCCATTCCGGTAGAACAGTTAGAAAAGGCCTTAAACAACGAGCTAATGTTTGACGGCTCCAGTATTGAAGGTTTTGTCCGTATTGAAGAGTCGGATATGTATTTGCGTCCGGACCCCAATACTTTTGCCGTATTTCCCTGGCGGCCCAGAAACGGTGCGGTAGCCCGGCTGATTTGCGATGTGTACAATCCCGATGGTACTCCCTTTGAGGGCGACCCCCGCTATGTTTTGAAAAGAGCTTTGGCGGAAGCCAAAGAGCTGGGTTACACCATGTACGTTGGTCCGGAATTAGAGTTTTTCCTTTTCCAGGTAGATGCAGAAGGAAAACCCACCCTGGTGACCCATGACAATGCCGGCTATTTTGATTTAAGCCCGGTAGATTTGGGCGAAAACGCCCGGCGGGATATGGTGTTGGCTTTGGAACAAATGGGGTATGAAGTCGAAGCATCCCACCACGAAGTTGCTCCGGGACAGCACGAAATTGACTTTAAGTATTCCGATGCTTTAGATGTAGCCGATAAAATTGTTACCTTTAAAGTAGTTGTTCGTTCCATTGCCCAAAGGCACGGACTTCATGCAACCTTCATGCCCAAACCGCTTTTTGGGGTAAATGGTTCGGGAATGCACACCAACCAGTCGCTGTTTAAAGACGGTCAAAACGCTTTTTATGATCCCAATGGGGAGTTGCAATTATCCGAAACCGCTTACTACTATATTGGCGGTATTATGAAGCATATTAAAGCTATCACTGCCATTGCCAATCCGGTGGTAAACTCCTACAAGCGTTTGGTTCCGGGCTATGAAGCACCGGTTTACATTGCCTGGTCGGCAAGAAACCGTAGCCCCTTAATCCGGATTCCGGCCAAAAGAGGCTCCTCTACCCGGATTGAATTAAGAAGCCCGGACCCGTCGGCAAATCCGTATCTTGCCTTAGCGGTTATGCTTAAAGCGGGCTTGGATGGAATTAAAAATAAAATTAAGCCACCGGCGCCGGTTAACCAAAACCTTTATGAAATGACTGCTGAAGAGCGAAAGGCTCTGGGAGTTGATACCTTACCCGGTAGCTTAAAAGAAGCCATTGATTGTCTTTTAGAAGATAAGGTAATCCAGGAAGCTTTAGGTAAACACGTATTTGAGCGGTTTGTGGAAGCTAAGTTAAAAGAGTGGGATGAGTACCGGGTTCAGGTTCACGAGTGGGAAGTGAAAAAATATCTCACCATGTATTAA
- a CDS encoding cyclase family protein — protein MAKIIDLSQEIYQGMPVFPLHLTTYIFQNITHEESIKKIGFPFATRNLLMNEHGPTHCDAVYEYNPQGPTIDKMPLEYFLGPAICLDVSHVPYERYIEIYDLEGALRKHGLTIERGDIVLLYTGHYNRNYGTDKWLTTYSGLSYAAAEWLAQKGVVNIGVDAPAIDHPDDPNYSGHAVCAKYGLTNTENLANLDKVAGKRFLYIGLPLKIRDGTGSPVRAVALLNE, from the coding sequence ATGGCGAAAATAATTGATTTATCCCAGGAAATTTATCAGGGAATGCCTGTTTTTCCCCTGCACCTTACTACGTACATCTTCCAAAACATAACCCATGAGGAGAGTATTAAAAAAATTGGCTTTCCCTTTGCTACCCGTAACTTACTGATGAACGAACACGGACCAACCCACTGTGATGCGGTGTACGAGTATAATCCTCAGGGTCCAACCATAGATAAAATGCCATTGGAGTATTTCCTGGGTCCGGCGATTTGTCTTGATGTATCTCATGTTCCGTACGAGCGCTACATTGAAATTTACGATTTGGAGGGGGCATTACGGAAACACGGACTTACCATTGAACGTGGAGATATTGTTCTGCTTTATACCGGGCATTATAATCGCAACTACGGCACGGATAAGTGGCTAACTACCTATTCCGGTTTAAGCTATGCGGCGGCGGAATGGCTGGCCCAAAAGGGAGTAGTAAATATTGGGGTAGATGCTCCGGCTATTGACCATCCAGACGATCCCAACTACTCCGGTCATGCGGTTTGTGCGAAATACGGCCTTACCAATACGGAAAATTTAGCCAATCTTGATAAAGTGGCCGGAAAGCGCTTTTTGTATATTGGTCTACCGTTAAAAATTCGGGATGGTACAGGCTCTCCGGTGCGAGCGGTAGCTTTGTTAAACGAATAA
- the sdaAA gene encoding L-serine ammonia-lyase, iron-sulfur-dependent, subunit alpha, which yields MYLESIEQLIKIAKENGQTLGRMALILEAKDREVPEEQLLNIMRERLQVMQSAVTEGLQGNRSVGGLVGGQALKYQAWFNSGKSLASGVFGKAITYALAVSEANASMGLIVAAPTAGSAGVIPGVLLSIMEEYEIPEEKVIEGLYAAGAVGLVIAYKASLSGAQGGCQAECGSAAAMAAVAATELLGGSPEQAAHAGAIALKGMLGLVCDPVAGLVEVPCVKRNVSAAVQALAAVDLALAGITSAIPLDEVIGAMGEIGRELPLSLKETARGGLAATPTGKALAKKIFGRKEEKNGENN from the coding sequence ATGTATTTAGAGTCAATTGAGCAGTTAATTAAAATTGCGAAGGAAAATGGCCAAACCTTGGGGCGCATGGCCTTAATCTTAGAGGCCAAAGACCGGGAAGTTCCGGAAGAACAACTTTTAAATATCATGCGTGAAAGACTTCAAGTTATGCAATCTGCGGTGACAGAAGGCCTTCAGGGAAATCGTTCGGTGGGAGGTCTTGTTGGGGGGCAGGCTTTAAAGTATCAGGCCTGGTTTAATTCCGGTAAATCATTAGCTTCGGGGGTTTTTGGTAAGGCAATAACCTATGCTTTGGCGGTTAGTGAAGCCAATGCTTCGATGGGATTAATTGTGGCAGCACCTACTGCCGGTTCGGCAGGGGTGATACCAGGGGTGCTTTTAAGTATAATGGAAGAGTATGAAATTCCCGAAGAAAAAGTTATCGAAGGTTTGTATGCCGCCGGGGCGGTGGGGTTGGTGATAGCTTATAAAGCTTCCCTTTCCGGAGCCCAGGGGGGCTGTCAGGCGGAATGCGGTTCAGCGGCAGCAATGGCGGCGGTGGCAGCAACGGAACTTTTAGGGGGAAGCCCCGAACAGGCCGCCCATGCCGGAGCCATTGCCCTGAAAGGTATGTTAGGGCTGGTTTGTGATCCCGTGGCAGGTCTTGTGGAAGTACCCTGTGTAAAACGAAATGTCTCTGCTGCAGTGCAGGCCTTAGCGGCGGTGGATTTGGCTTTAGCCGGGATAACATCCGCCATTCCTTTAGATGAAGTTATTGGGGCGATGGGGGAAATTGGCCGGGAGTTACCGTTATCCCTTAAGGAGACTGCCCGAGGGGGACTTGCAGCAACCCCTACCGGGAAGGCTTTAGCTAAAAAAATTTTCGGGCGAAAGGAGGAAAAAAATGGCGAAAATAATTGA
- a CDS encoding sensor domain-containing diguanylate cyclase produces the protein MPKTIKYRLIFFLTLTTVIVGIISFGFTHYREIKVAEELGLSASRELANLFREQINNLANKAYADIWWSYDLAEGLLKGLPSNEYYREIENKIIKSLAARKGFIEVIDDQGNVIYSQGLKLAPAYFKYLVYKPAMMGSVSGFYEIADLLGKKHITYLRAEQVLNEEGKPLGVIVVGYSLEENQVLFTELFTQELQKQKLLPGVILYWKNKPLWHFGDVRFEPLLGEQIKKLQKENMLTEIRIIDGKRFYVSYLPLENRNSSLLTLGVFLPADLLVRPYRISFWQGLLIYIVLLGLLVVLGIYVIIGRQLEKPLNELMEVLIGWIEGKDLNFTEYQEKYPEYKKLFKRIYDLKTTKEKIANQWYRLAEGVYNLGEAANDGDLVKELVFHIKSLVEVKGIKILLKNLKSDEYFPLYTEGQVATGHPAFCPDNGEYQDGTYCYPITLGSEKLGFIIIAADKDKLTEEAREFLNNLILMSGPLVKLYLLKNYLAEISLRDPLTQAFNRRFLEDAILENRDCNYSLIFIDLDKFKEINDTYGHNAGDLVLIKLTQKIRENLRSQDQVIRMGGDEILIYLPNTPIELTREIANRIMELIRKEQFTVMKDTKTVTFNVSASMGIGSCREGESFEEVLARVDKALYRAKELGRNQIVVAAD, from the coding sequence ATGCCGAAAACGATTAAATACCGTTTAATTTTCTTTCTAACCCTGACAACGGTAATTGTGGGAATTATCAGTTTTGGTTTTACCCACTATCGCGAAATAAAAGTGGCTGAAGAACTGGGGCTTAGTGCGTCCCGGGAGCTGGCCAATTTATTTAGGGAACAAATTAATAACTTGGCTAATAAAGCTTATGCAGATATCTGGTGGAGTTATGATTTGGCGGAGGGTCTTTTAAAAGGTCTACCTTCCAATGAGTATTACCGGGAAATTGAAAACAAAATTATTAAATCCTTGGCAGCCCGGAAAGGTTTTATCGAGGTTATCGATGACCAGGGCAATGTTATTTACAGTCAGGGGCTAAAGCTTGCTCCGGCGTATTTTAAATATTTGGTATATAAGCCTGCAATGATGGGCAGTGTTTCTGGATTTTATGAAATCGCCGACCTTTTGGGAAAAAAGCATATAACTTATCTCAGGGCTGAGCAGGTTTTAAATGAAGAAGGGAAACCTCTGGGAGTAATAGTTGTCGGATACAGTTTGGAGGAAAACCAGGTCCTCTTTACGGAGTTATTTACCCAGGAATTGCAGAAACAAAAATTATTGCCGGGTGTAATCCTGTACTGGAAAAATAAGCCTTTATGGCATTTTGGAGATGTCAGATTTGAACCGCTTCTCGGAGAGCAGATTAAGAAACTGCAAAAGGAGAACATGTTGACGGAAATTCGGATAATTGACGGTAAAAGATTTTACGTTTCCTATCTACCGCTGGAAAACCGCAATTCGAGTTTACTAACATTGGGAGTATTTTTACCTGCCGATTTGTTGGTCAGGCCTTATAGAATAAGTTTTTGGCAGGGGTTACTGATTTATATCGTCCTGCTGGGTTTACTGGTGGTACTGGGGATTTATGTAATCATCGGTCGCCAATTGGAAAAGCCCTTAAACGAGTTAATGGAGGTACTTATCGGCTGGATTGAGGGGAAGGATCTAAACTTTACGGAGTATCAAGAAAAATATCCGGAGTATAAAAAGCTTTTTAAGCGAATTTACGACTTAAAAACTACCAAAGAAAAAATAGCCAATCAATGGTACCGGCTGGCCGAAGGAGTTTATAATTTAGGCGAAGCGGCCAATGACGGAGATTTGGTCAAAGAGCTGGTTTTTCATATTAAATCACTGGTAGAAGTGAAGGGAATAAAAATACTCCTGAAAAATTTGAAAAGCGACGAATATTTTCCCCTTTATACAGAAGGGCAGGTGGCAACCGGGCACCCGGCGTTTTGCCCGGATAACGGGGAATATCAAGACGGTACTTACTGTTACCCCATTACCCTGGGAAGCGAGAAACTGGGGTTTATTATTATTGCGGCCGATAAGGATAAACTTACCGAGGAAGCACGGGAATTTTTAAACAACTTGATCCTAATGAGCGGACCTCTGGTAAAGCTTTACCTTTTAAAAAATTACCTGGCGGAAATTTCGCTGCGAGATCCGCTAACGCAGGCGTTTAACCGGAGATTTTTGGAAGATGCGATTTTGGAAAACAGGGATTGCAATTATTCCCTTATTTTCATCGACCTTGATAAGTTTAAAGAAATTAACGATACTTACGGCCATAATGCTGGCGATCTGGTTTTAATTAAGCTTACCCAAAAAATTAGGGAAAATTTAAGAAGCCAGGACCAGGTAATCAGGATGGGTGGGGATGAGATTTTAATTTACCTTCCCAATACCCCTATTGAACTCACCCGGGAAATAGCCAACCGCATAATGGAATTAATTAGAAAGGAACAGTTTACGGTTATGAAAGATACCAAAACGGTTACCTTCAATGTTTCGGCCAGTATGGGTATCGGAAGCTGCCGGGAAGGAGAAAGTTTTGAGGAAGTTTTAGCGCGGGTGGATAAAGCCCTTTACCGGGCCAAAGAACTGGGTAGAAACCAAATTGTGGTGGCCGCTGATTAA
- the ade gene encoding adenine deaminase — MKPIKDLVEVALGKKPADLVLKNAQVFNSFTGEFVTGDVAVVAGYIAGTGEYEGKTTYDLQGAYVTPGFIDGHVHIESSMVAPAEFARALVPAGTLTAVVDPHEIANVSGTAGIRYMLEASSNLPINIYLMLPSCVPATSLETAGAVLTARELSEFINHPRVLGLGELMDYPGVLNTHEEMLKKLAVTEGKLIDGHAPGISGKELTAYIAAGVNSEHECTTAEEARERLSRGMYLMLREGSATKNLLDLLPAVDRYTASRCFFVTDDRHPEDLIKLGSINHMVKLAVSAGADLPTVLQMATINAANYFRLYDLGAIAPGYRADILVFEDLQEFKPKYVFKDGKLVAENGKPLFTGYPVDDRAVRNTMRLKEINPEKLKIPAKSNRARVIGLIPHQIVTKKLELEVPVEGGYFKTSTEKDIAKLAVFERHNYTGNVGVGLIHGLGLKKGAIASTVAHDSHNLVVAGMSDEDIIAAVEELKRIGGGLTVVADGQVLGSLPLPIAGLMSDRTLYEVQEELEKLHRIVRNLGVSENYDPFMTLAFLSLPVIPELKLTDLGLVDVSTFSVVPVSL; from the coding sequence ATGAAACCGATAAAGGATTTGGTGGAAGTAGCGTTGGGGAAAAAGCCTGCGGACCTGGTTTTAAAAAATGCTCAAGTGTTTAATAGCTTTACGGGAGAGTTTGTTACCGGCGATGTAGCGGTGGTGGCTGGCTACATCGCCGGCACTGGTGAATATGAAGGAAAGACTACCTACGATTTACAGGGAGCGTATGTCACCCCGGGATTCATTGACGGGCACGTGCACATTGAAAGTTCTATGGTGGCGCCGGCAGAGTTTGCCCGGGCGTTGGTACCGGCCGGCACCCTTACAGCCGTGGTGGATCCCCATGAAATAGCCAACGTTAGCGGAACTGCGGGAATTCGGTACATGCTGGAAGCAAGCAGTAATCTTCCGATAAACATTTATCTGATGCTTCCTTCATGCGTTCCGGCAACTTCGCTGGAAACGGCCGGAGCAGTATTAACCGCCCGGGAGCTTTCGGAATTTATCAATCACCCGCGGGTTTTAGGGTTAGGGGAGCTGATGGATTATCCTGGCGTCTTAAATACTCATGAGGAAATGCTGAAAAAATTAGCTGTGACAGAAGGAAAGCTAATAGACGGCCATGCCCCGGGGATTTCCGGAAAAGAGCTTACTGCTTATATAGCTGCCGGTGTAAATTCGGAGCATGAGTGCACCACCGCTGAAGAGGCTCGGGAAAGATTATCCCGGGGGATGTACTTAATGCTCCGGGAAGGTTCGGCGACGAAAAATTTATTGGACCTTTTACCGGCGGTAGACCGTTATACTGCTTCTCGCTGTTTCTTTGTTACCGATGACCGGCATCCGGAAGATTTAATTAAACTTGGTTCTATTAATCACATGGTTAAATTGGCGGTTTCGGCTGGAGCGGATTTGCCAACGGTTTTGCAGATGGCAACCATCAATGCCGCCAATTACTTTAGACTGTACGACTTAGGTGCTATTGCTCCTGGTTATCGGGCTGATATTTTAGTATTTGAAGATTTACAAGAATTCAAGCCCAAGTATGTGTTTAAAGATGGTAAATTAGTAGCGGAAAACGGAAAGCCGCTTTTTACCGGCTATCCGGTGGACGACCGGGCTGTTCGGAATACGATGCGCTTAAAAGAAATCAACCCGGAAAAACTAAAAATACCTGCTAAATCCAACAGGGCCCGGGTCATAGGGTTAATTCCTCACCAAATTGTCACCAAAAAGTTAGAATTAGAGGTTCCGGTGGAGGGAGGATACTTTAAAACTTCAACGGAAAAGGATATTGCCAAACTGGCAGTTTTTGAACGGCACAATTATACCGGTAATGTTGGGGTGGGGTTAATCCACGGCCTGGGGCTTAAAAAAGGAGCTATTGCCTCCACCGTTGCTCATGACTCCCACAACTTGGTGGTAGCCGGAATGAGCGATGAAGATATTATTGCCGCGGTGGAGGAACTAAAGCGCATTGGCGGTGGGCTCACGGTTGTTGCCGATGGCCAGGTCTTGGGAAGTTTGCCGCTTCCCATTGCCGGTTTAATGTCCGACCGCACCCTTTATGAAGTCCAGGAAGAACTGGAGAAACTTCACCGCATAGTAAGAAACCTTGGCGTTTCTGAAAATTACGACCCATTTATGACCTTAGCCTTTTTAAGCCTTCCGGTGATACCGGAATTAAAACTTACGGACCTAGGTTTAGTTGATGTCTCTACTTTTTCGGTAGTTCCCGTATCCCTGTAA
- a CDS encoding NCS2 family permease: MASNQGVLERIFKLSQKGTNVKTEILAGVTTFVTLAYIIFVNPNILADAGIPKEAAIAATIWATAVATTLMGLWANFPVAVAPGMGLNAFFAYFVVAQLKLPWQVGLGAVFFSGIFFLILTIGGIRQAIVNAVPNNLKAAIGVGIGLFIAFIGLKNAGIVVADQATFVTLGHLTKPEPLLAIVGLILTAVLLSRNVKGAMLIGIITTTILGMIFGVVPVPKGISGIMSFNMPSLKPTFLHLDIAGAWKFGIFNIIFTMTMVELFDNMGTLIGLTRKAGLMDENGKIENLDRALTTDAIGTIISAILGTTTVTSYIESAAGIAEGGKTGLTAIVVAILFVVALIFAPLIGLVPAFATAPALILVGALMLAEIRHVEFDDFTEAFPAFMTIIMMPLTYSIANGFAFGFVSYTLVKALTGKFKDISWVMWIVSIAFVINFYMRLH, translated from the coding sequence ATGGCATCAAATCAAGGAGTGCTCGAACGTATTTTCAAGTTGAGCCAGAAGGGGACCAACGTTAAAACCGAAATTTTAGCTGGTGTTACTACTTTCGTGACGTTGGCCTACATTATCTTTGTTAACCCGAACATTCTGGCCGATGCCGGGATTCCCAAAGAAGCAGCCATTGCGGCAACAATTTGGGCTACTGCAGTGGCGACAACCCTGATGGGGCTCTGGGCTAACTTCCCGGTGGCGGTAGCACCTGGAATGGGTCTAAACGCTTTCTTTGCGTACTTTGTTGTGGCTCAGTTAAAACTACCCTGGCAGGTAGGTCTTGGTGCAGTATTTTTCTCTGGTATTTTCTTCTTAATTTTAACCATTGGCGGTATCCGTCAGGCAATCGTTAATGCGGTGCCCAATAACTTAAAAGCCGCTATTGGAGTTGGTATTGGTTTATTCATTGCATTTATTGGATTAAAAAATGCTGGTATTGTAGTGGCAGACCAAGCTACATTTGTGACTTTAGGTCATCTTACCAAACCTGAGCCTTTGTTGGCAATTGTCGGTTTAATTTTAACAGCGGTTTTACTGTCCCGGAATGTTAAAGGAGCAATGTTAATTGGCATTATAACTACTACCATTTTAGGAATGATTTTTGGTGTAGTACCGGTGCCCAAAGGGATTAGCGGAATTATGAGCTTTAATATGCCGAGCCTTAAGCCTACATTCTTACATCTTGATATCGCCGGTGCCTGGAAGTTTGGAATATTTAATATCATCTTTACCATGACAATGGTGGAACTTTTTGACAACATGGGTACCTTAATTGGATTAACCCGGAAAGCGGGCTTAATGGATGAAAATGGCAAGATCGAAAACTTGGACCGCGCTCTTACCACCGACGCTATTGGCACGATTATCAGTGCGATTCTTGGTACCACTACCGTTACTTCGTATATTGAAAGTGCAGCAGGTATTGCTGAAGGCGGTAAAACCGGTTTAACGGCAATTGTCGTGGCAATTCTCTTTGTTGTGGCCTTAATCTTCGCGCCGCTTATCGGATTGGTACCAGCATTTGCAACTGCACCAGCACTTATTCTGGTAGGTGCTTTGATGCTGGCGGAAATCCGACATGTTGAATTTGACGACTTTACTGAAGCATTCCCGGCCTTTATGACCATTATCATGATGCCTCTTACCTACAGTATTGCAAACGGTTTTGCCTTTGGTTTTGTTTCGTACACATTGGTAAAAGCTTTAACCGGTAAGTTCAAGGATATTAGCTGGGTAATGTGGATTGTTTCCATTGCTTTTGTCATAAACTTCTACATGCGGCTCCACTAA
- a CDS encoding ANTAR domain-containing response regulator translates to MFGATVIIASADSNFRQMVKSAVKNLDYIVVGECADGPTALKMARNFQPDMFIIDDHLIGVPGREIAKILSFDRQCAVVLAMEFEIDKLDEFLGEMGVVGVVIKPLEEEQLIMTVQVTEHNYQRIKELEKEIESLKDALETRKLVEKAKGILMESLGISEKEAFRKIQKQSMDKRISMRAVAEAIILAYDVNQKK, encoded by the coding sequence ATGTTTGGTGCAACTGTGATTATTGCTTCCGCGGACAGCAATTTTCGGCAAATGGTCAAATCAGCGGTTAAAAATCTCGACTACATTGTGGTGGGCGAGTGCGCTGATGGGCCGACCGCTCTAAAAATGGCCCGGAATTTTCAACCGGATATGTTTATCATTGATGATCACCTGATAGGTGTTCCTGGCCGGGAGATTGCTAAAATCCTGTCTTTTGACCGCCAGTGTGCGGTAGTTTTAGCTATGGAGTTTGAAATTGATAAACTCGATGAGTTTTTAGGAGAAATGGGTGTGGTTGGGGTTGTGATTAAACCCTTAGAAGAAGAACAGTTAATCATGACCGTCCAGGTGACCGAACATAATTACCAGCGGATTAAAGAATTAGAAAAAGAAATTGAAAGTTTAAAGGATGCCTTAGAAACCAGAAAGCTTGTGGAAAAAGCTAAAGGAATTTTAATGGAAAGCTTGGGGATTTCCGAAAAAGAAGCGTTTAGGAAGATTCAAAAGCAAAGCATGGATAAACGGATTTCCATGCGGGCGGTGGCGGAAGCCATCATCTTAGCGTATGACGTTAATCAAAAAAAATAA
- a CDS encoding 5'-deoxyadenosine deaminase: protein MSILIKNGTIVTMNEKREILKGDLYIEGNIIKDIGPSLDVQTDKVIDAAGKVVIPGLIQTHIHLCQTLFRGQADDLELLDWLKLRIWPLEGGHDPESLYYSAMLGIGELFKGGTTAIVDMATVNHTDSNFQAIYDSGIRAISGKCMMDYGTEVPKSMQDTTENAIDESVQLLEKWHGKDNGRILYAFTPRFAVSCTEDLLKEVVKLAEQYKVRVHTHASENKGEVELVLKERGMRNVLYLEKLGMTAPNLILAHCIHLDEREMKVLAESKTKIAHCPSSNLKLASGIAKIPELLEMGAEISIAADGAPCNNNLDAFIEMRMAALIQKPFYGPTSMPAQKVFELATIGGARAMGLEDQIGSLEVGKKADVVIVDLDEMRTTPNEGVNIYTQLVYQAQSSNVLTTIVDGKIVMENRVLKTMDEVEVRRKANESLKRVADRVGVSLE from the coding sequence ATGTCAATTTTAATTAAAAACGGAACAATTGTAACAATGAACGAAAAACGGGAAATTTTAAAAGGCGATTTATACATCGAGGGAAATATCATTAAGGATATTGGCCCTTCTTTAGATGTTCAGACGGACAAAGTTATCGATGCTGCCGGCAAAGTGGTGATTCCAGGTCTAATCCAGACCCACATTCACCTCTGCCAAACCCTTTTCCGGGGGCAAGCGGATGATCTGGAACTTTTGGATTGGTTGAAACTCCGGATCTGGCCTTTAGAAGGAGGACACGATCCCGAATCTCTGTATTATTCGGCAATGCTCGGAATTGGCGAACTGTTTAAAGGCGGAACCACTGCAATTGTCGATATGGCAACGGTTAACCATACCGATTCTAACTTCCAGGCCATTTATGATAGCGGGATTCGGGCGATTTCCGGAAAGTGCATGATGGATTACGGGACGGAAGTACCCAAGTCCATGCAGGATACTACCGAAAATGCCATTGATGAAAGCGTGCAGCTCCTGGAAAAATGGCACGGCAAGGACAACGGCCGCATCTTGTACGCGTTTACTCCGCGCTTTGCGGTTTCCTGCACCGAAGATTTATTAAAAGAAGTTGTCAAGTTAGCTGAGCAGTACAAAGTAAGGGTTCACACCCATGCTTCCGAAAATAAAGGAGAAGTGGAGCTTGTCTTAAAGGAAAGAGGCATGAGAAACGTTCTGTACTTAGAAAAGTTAGGGATGACGGCTCCAAACCTGATCCTTGCCCATTGTATTCATTTAGACGAACGGGAAATGAAGGTCTTGGCTGAGTCCAAAACCAAAATTGCCCACTGCCCCTCTTCCAACTTAAAATTAGCATCGGGCATTGCCAAAATTCCCGAGCTTTTAGAAATGGGCGCGGAAATTTCCATCGCCGCCGATGGCGCTCCGTGCAACAATAACCTGGATGCCTTTATTGAGATGCGGATGGCCGCACTGATTCAAAAGCCGTTCTACGGTCCAACTTCAATGCCTGCCCAGAAAGTTTTTGAATTAGCTACCATTGGCGGTGCCCGGGCTATGGGTCTGGAAGACCAAATTGGCAGCCTGGAAGTGGGTAAAAAAGCAGACGTGGTCATTGTAGACCTGGATGAAATGAGAACGACCCCAAACGAAGGGGTAAATATATACACCCAGCTCGTTTATCAAGCCCAGAGCAGTAATGTTTTAACGACCATTGTTGACGGTAAAATCGTAATGGAGAACCGGGTCTTAAAGACCATGGATGAGGTGGAAGTACGCCGGAAAGCCAACGAAAGCTTAAAACGAGTAGCTGACCGGGTTGGGGTTAGCTTAGAATAG